DNA sequence from the uncultured Fretibacterium sp. genome:
TTTTTGGATGAATTTTGCTGGGTGAATTTTATTGGTGAATCTTGTTTGCGGCTGTGTCGAAAGGACCGCCGATATTTTTCCGAGGAGGACTGTGTGAGATGTCTGAGGCTTTGGGACTGATTGAGACGAAGGGACTTGTGGGCGCTATCGAGGCTGCGGATGCGATGGTGAAGGCGGCGAGCGTGACGATTGCCAGTTACGAGAAGATCGGCTTCGGCCTGGTCACGGTGATGGTTCGCGGCGACGTCGGCGCGGTCAAGGCCGCTGTGGACGCGGGAGCGGCGGCGGCCAAGCTCGTGGGAGAACTGCATTCCGTCCACGTCATCCCGCGCCCGCACGCGGAGGTGGAGCGCGTCATCCTGGCCAATCGCCAGACGGAAAATTGACGCGTGGCCGATTCCGGAAGAAAGACTTGGTTCTTAAGAGAAAAGAAAGGGGATGGACGACGTGCCGTCGATGCCGGGCGCCGCGAGCATCCTTGAGCAGATGAGCGGCCCTGCCGGTGTGTCCCCGTCC
Encoded proteins:
- a CDS encoding BMC domain-containing protein, translated to MSEALGLIETKGLVGAIEAADAMVKAASVTIASYEKIGFGLVTVMVRGDVGAVKAAVDAGAAAAKLVGELHSVHVIPRPHAEVERVILANRQTEN